Proteins encoded in a region of the Coprothermobacter sp. genome:
- a CDS encoding aldo/keto reductase produces MNYRKIGRYGVKVSEIALGSWLTYGGSYGQEQADACVKKAYDLGINYFDTADVYGAGQTHPGAAEEVLAKSLEGFSRSSYVLATKTFWSVGDGPNDRGLSRKHIMEQCNASLKRLNTDYVDIFYCHRYDPETPIDEVMRALDDLIHQGKVLYAGVSEWSATQILDGQNTSDRFNLSPIVINQPAYNMLNRYIEKEVMSICTREGLGIAVFSPLAEGVLTGKYKKGQELPKGSRAADPKVGHFVERYLTEENFAKVERLSTIAVENKITMAQLALAWILHHKEISSVIIGASRPEQVEENVRAVDVVLDENTMEAIDEVLTK; encoded by the coding sequence ATGAACTACCGAAAGATTGGCCGTTATGGCGTTAAGGTGAGCGAGATAGCTTTGGGCAGCTGGCTTACCTATGGTGGTTCCTATGGGCAGGAGCAGGCAGATGCATGTGTGAAGAAGGCGTACGACCTGGGGATAAACTACTTTGATACTGCCGACGTCTATGGCGCCGGACAGACACATCCCGGTGCGGCAGAAGAGGTCCTGGCCAAGTCTCTGGAGGGTTTCTCCAGGTCTTCATACGTGCTGGCCACAAAGACCTTCTGGTCTGTGGGTGATGGCCCCAATGACAGAGGACTTTCCAGAAAGCACATTATGGAACAGTGCAATGCCAGCCTGAAGCGTCTCAACACTGATTACGTTGATATCTTCTATTGTCACAGATATGACCCTGAAACACCCATTGATGAGGTTATGAGGGCATTAGATGACCTGATACATCAAGGCAAGGTCCTGTACGCAGGGGTCAGTGAGTGGAGTGCAACCCAGATACTGGACGGCCAGAACACATCGGATCGATTCAATTTGAGCCCGATTGTCATTAATCAGCCGGCGTACAATATGCTGAACAGGTATATAGAAAAGGAAGTAATGTCAATATGCACCAGGGAAGGATTGGGAATTGCGGTATTTAGCCCCCTTGCCGAGGGGGTCTTGACAGGGAAGTACAAGAAGGGACAGGAACTGCCCAAGGGAAGCAGGGCCGCAGATCCCAAGGTCGGACACTTTGTCGAGCGCTATTTGACCGAAGAGAACTTCGCCAAGGTTGAGCGGCTTTCAACAATAGCTGTGGAGAACAAGATCACCATGGCGCAGCTGGCTCTGGCCTGGATCCTTCATCACAAAGAGATCAGCAGTGTCATCATCGGTGCGTCAAGGCCAGAGCAGGTCGAAGAAAATGTCAGGGCTGTCGATGTCGTTCTTGACGAGAATACCATGGAAGCGATTGATGAGGTCTTGACCAAGTAG
- the smc gene encoding chromosome segregation protein SMC has product MYLKSLHIQGFKTFEQSTTLELSYPVIAIVGPNGSGKSNLVDALRWTLCEQNLRTLRARSMLDLIFAGSATRHPVSYAEAEVVFNNEGNVFGTGTDKVTVARRIFRSKESDFLIDGTNVQLRDVEELLTSTGLGFRHYPFIGQGEMSRIFTMKPEERKGLFEEVAGIAEYKQRKRDTLVKLEETRGNIARVEDLLAELNGSYAHLGVQAAAAREYIAYQSRLRNLEMDIAHARYLSVLREQDRATARLAEAQDKMAEVITSLNGRQAAHDDLQTAQRKLSASLREKASALSEAREDAYRLEKELVSVREKAKYLAAEESRLVRQEQDWDASRLQTTKLAGETGSSIDQLRGEESQAGAELAGEQSTYDEVIQSVEQRRKSLAQAQGQVLQLETEVRQLFSRFNPLQFELDEKRKTVELSGQATDAPEPETAAEQVKVAREQADALEKTLEERRGQSEGASGELTMLEQQQAALAADSRDRAIAAESYRKSLQNAAAFVASLEQQIRNGSTARRVLDVVDLGERRLLLLQLLREELALELSDDPCDALALAVRRSGQAAIGIRYAPGVETADQKDVATSSVAATATSLAGAPALVGELLCRLFVAASLEQGLVFAREHRHDFYKVYCEDGFVIDSAFAVRALRGSIERSFAGKGSAELSRLEADAAEALRLTTDQAQTVMLARQKRSVVLSGIQQAERDLKEVQARLQAMVVEEERRLAVEHERASRLDAARSRIVELEKDLAPLRETLAERRSSLAKARDAQDGADKARQKAEADLLAGKDRVQALQIRRNSVSGRIQALLEKKLAYEDQLASLATEIKASQDGLVRVRAERVALEQRISLLDAQFKEKSNGLAAFQAGIDQLELDKRHKDEQMAVLAAEMEGVKASRTRLEGRVRELEVLLAEGKGKLEQFTARDDFAQLTGRMEPEASLEHMQSEMDEVRRNMTNLEPVNMASIRESEELAARVAHLQAQDDDLSQSRTKLLALIDDLDRRASTLFEETFVVIEKAFQENFVKMFDGGEARLVRQENGELTGIDIDVILPGKRRQPLELLSGGEKVLTAAALQFALFKARPSLFYLLDEVDNALDENNVHRFARLLREQEGSQFLVVTHNRETMLAADVLYGVTMQETGVSKVVSLRLDSDEVPADQS; this is encoded by the coding sequence ATGTATCTGAAATCCCTTCATATTCAGGGGTTCAAAACCTTTGAGCAGAGCACGACACTGGAGCTCTCCTATCCCGTCATCGCTATCGTCGGGCCCAACGGTTCGGGGAAGAGCAACCTGGTCGATGCGTTGCGCTGGACACTGTGTGAGCAGAACCTGAGGACGCTCCGTGCCCGGTCGATGCTGGACCTCATCTTCGCCGGCAGCGCGACGCGCCATCCCGTCAGCTACGCCGAAGCCGAGGTCGTGTTCAACAACGAGGGCAACGTGTTCGGCACCGGCACGGACAAGGTTACTGTGGCTCGGCGCATCTTCCGTTCCAAGGAATCGGACTTTCTCATCGACGGAACCAATGTTCAGCTTCGGGATGTCGAAGAGCTGCTGACATCGACAGGGCTCGGGTTCCGGCACTACCCGTTCATCGGCCAGGGCGAGATGAGCCGCATCTTCACGATGAAACCCGAGGAGCGCAAGGGTCTTTTCGAAGAGGTTGCCGGTATTGCCGAGTACAAACAGCGCAAGAGGGACACCCTGGTCAAGCTGGAAGAGACAAGGGGCAACATCGCACGTGTCGAGGACCTGCTGGCTGAGCTGAACGGCAGCTATGCGCATCTCGGCGTACAGGCGGCGGCGGCACGCGAGTACATCGCCTATCAGTCGCGCCTGCGCAATCTGGAGATGGACATTGCGCACGCGCGGTATCTGTCTGTACTGCGGGAGCAGGACCGCGCTACGGCGCGACTTGCCGAGGCACAGGACAAAATGGCGGAGGTCATCACCAGCCTGAATGGCCGGCAGGCGGCGCATGACGACCTTCAGACCGCACAGCGGAAGCTCAGTGCATCGCTCCGCGAGAAGGCATCAGCTCTCAGCGAGGCGCGGGAGGATGCGTATCGGCTCGAGAAGGAACTGGTATCCGTCCGCGAGAAGGCCAAGTACCTTGCAGCAGAGGAGTCGAGGCTTGTGCGTCAGGAGCAGGACTGGGATGCCAGCAGGCTCCAGACGACCAAGCTGGCCGGCGAGACCGGATCGTCCATCGACCAGCTGAGGGGCGAGGAGTCGCAGGCGGGCGCGGAACTAGCCGGAGAGCAGAGCACCTACGACGAAGTGATCCAGAGCGTTGAACAGAGGCGCAAGAGCCTAGCCCAGGCACAGGGCCAGGTCCTGCAGCTCGAGACCGAGGTCCGTCAGTTATTCAGCCGGTTCAACCCATTGCAGTTCGAACTGGACGAGAAGCGCAAGACGGTCGAGCTGTCCGGACAGGCCACCGACGCCCCCGAACCCGAAACGGCCGCAGAACAGGTGAAGGTGGCGCGTGAGCAGGCAGATGCGCTCGAGAAAACGCTTGAAGAGCGGCGAGGGCAATCTGAGGGCGCTTCCGGCGAGTTGACCATGCTCGAACAGCAGCAGGCCGCGCTTGCAGCGGACAGCAGGGACAGGGCTATAGCTGCAGAATCCTACCGGAAGTCCCTCCAGAATGCTGCAGCGTTCGTTGCCAGCCTTGAGCAGCAGATACGAAACGGGTCCACGGCACGCCGTGTCCTCGACGTGGTCGACCTGGGTGAACGCCGGCTGCTCCTATTGCAGCTGCTGCGGGAGGAGCTGGCCCTCGAGTTGAGCGATGATCCGTGCGATGCTCTGGCGCTGGCTGTCCGTCGTTCTGGACAAGCGGCGATAGGGATCCGGTATGCGCCAGGGGTCGAGACAGCGGACCAGAAGGACGTGGCTACCTCTTCTGTAGCGGCAACGGCTACCAGTCTGGCGGGCGCGCCAGCTCTCGTGGGCGAGCTGCTGTGCCGACTCTTTGTCGCTGCGTCCCTCGAGCAGGGACTCGTGTTCGCCCGCGAGCATCGCCACGACTTCTACAAGGTGTACTGCGAAGACGGATTTGTCATCGACAGCGCGTTTGCGGTGCGGGCGCTGCGCGGGTCCATCGAACGCTCGTTTGCGGGCAAGGGCTCTGCCGAGCTTTCCCGGCTTGAGGCAGACGCTGCCGAAGCGTTGCGGCTGACTACTGACCAGGCACAGACGGTGATGCTTGCGCGCCAGAAGCGAAGCGTGGTCCTGAGTGGCATACAGCAGGCTGAGCGCGATCTGAAGGAGGTTCAGGCGCGGCTGCAGGCGATGGTCGTGGAGGAGGAACGCCGCCTCGCGGTCGAACATGAGCGTGCGAGCCGCCTGGATGCGGCACGGAGCCGTATCGTGGAACTCGAGAAGGATCTCGCGCCTCTCCGCGAGACTCTTGCGGAACGCAGAAGCTCGCTGGCCAAGGCGCGCGACGCACAGGACGGGGCGGACAAGGCTCGCCAGAAGGCCGAGGCGGACCTGCTTGCAGGCAAGGACAGAGTTCAGGCGCTGCAGATCCGGCGAAACTCGGTGTCGGGACGCATTCAGGCCCTGCTGGAGAAGAAGCTGGCATATGAGGATCAGCTTGCGAGCCTTGCCACAGAGATCAAGGCGTCGCAGGATGGATTGGTGCGGGTGCGTGCCGAACGCGTGGCGCTCGAGCAGCGCATCAGTCTTCTGGACGCCCAGTTCAAGGAGAAGTCGAACGGATTGGCGGCATTTCAGGCCGGTATCGACCAGCTCGAACTCGACAAGCGTCACAAGGACGAACAAATGGCGGTCCTGGCCGCGGAGATGGAAGGGGTCAAGGCGAGTCGCACACGTCTCGAGGGCCGCGTACGCGAGCTGGAGGTCCTGCTGGCAGAGGGGAAGGGCAAGCTGGAGCAATTCACAGCGCGCGACGACTTCGCACAGCTGACGGGAAGAATGGAACCAGAGGCAAGCCTCGAGCACATGCAGAGCGAGATGGACGAGGTGCGCCGCAACATGACCAACCTGGAGCCCGTGAACATGGCCAGCATCAGAGAAAGCGAGGAGCTTGCGGCACGCGTTGCGCATCTCCAGGCGCAGGATGACGACCTCTCCCAGTCGAGAACGAAGCTGCTCGCGCTGATCGATGACCTCGATCGACGTGCGTCGACACTTTTCGAAGAGACGTTCGTCGTCATCGAGAAGGCATTCCAGGAGAACTTCGTCAAGATGTTCGACGGTGGCGAGGCAAGGCTGGTGCGTCAGGAGAACGGCGAACTCACGGGCATCGACATCGACGTCATCCTTCCGGGCAAGCGGCGGCAACCACTTGAGCTGCTCTCCGGCGGTGAGAAAGTCCTCACAGCCGCGGCCCTGCAGTTTGCACTCTTCAAGGCCCGGCCCAGCCTGTTCTACCTGCTCGACGAGGTGGACAATGCACTCGACGAAAACAACGTTCATCGTTTTGCGCGGCTGCTGCGGGAACAGGAGGGTTCGCAGTTCCTGGTCGTGACGCACAACCGCGAGACTATGCTCGCAGCCGATGTGCTGTACGGTGTGACGATGCAGGAGACCGGTGTCTCGAAGGTTGTGTCCCTTCGGCTGGATAGTGACGAAGTGCCTGCTGACCAGTCCTGA